From one Hevea brasiliensis isolate MT/VB/25A 57/8 unplaced genomic scaffold, ASM3005281v1 Scaf258, whole genome shotgun sequence genomic stretch:
- the LOC110635884 gene encoding subtilisin-like protease, which produces MENRRCKILPTMLFMSLFILTSMFSSSLAIAEPLITPSTSNAYVNEESDLETYIVLLKQPEGELFTESKDFESWYRSFLPADTLNSNQPRLLHCYRHVVTGFAAKLTADEAKAMEMREELLLARPQRMVPLHTTHTPSFLGLQQNLGFWKSSNYGKGVIIGVVDSGIASDHPSFSGKGMPPPPAKWKGKCEFNATLCNNKLIGLRKFDATSNDMLDREQHGTHTAGTAAGSPVKGANLFGQANGTAIGMAPLAHLAMYKVSALDNKAGESEILAAMDAAIDDGVDVLSLSLGPGSHPFYDDAIATGAFAAIRKGIFVSCSAGNEGPLLRTLSNEAPWILTVGASTLDREIRATVLLGNNKELHGESLIQPKHFPPSSLPLVYASCENGSLKNVDVKGKIVFCEGGSETVSEGKEVKRKGGAAMIVMNYEYQGSVITLDYEHHVLPASRVSYMAGLAIKAYINSTSSPTATFLFKGTVTGVSAAPQVAWFSSRGPSIASPGILKPDIIGPGVNILAAYPVSDDHTTNRFGMISGTSMSCPHLSGIAALLKSAHPNWSPAAIKSAIMTTASLYNLGGKPIPEQRKYLPATVFDIGAGHVNPSRASDPGLIYDLKPDDYVPYLCGLGYSDKHVGLIVKRNVKCSNDSSIPEAQLNYPSFSIELGSTPQIYSRAVTNVGKPNSVYSLLISSPKGVRVKVTPHSISFSRLNQKATYSVTFARSGNARRSFAQGYLKWVADGYSVGSPIAVLFK; this is translated from the coding sequence ATGGAAAACAGAAGATGCAAAATATTGCCAACCATGTTGTTTATGTCCCTCTTTATCCTCACTTCTATGTTTAGCTCCTCTCTAGCCATCGCTGAGCCACTGATCACTCCTTCAACCAGTAATGCATATGTGAATGAAGAAAGTGACTTGGAGACTTATATTGTCCTCTTAAAGCAACCAGAAGGAGAATTGTTCACAGAGTCCAAAGATTTTGAAAGCTGGTATCGATCATTTTTGCCAGCTGACACTTTAAACTCAAACCAACCACGTTTGCTTCACTGCTATCGCCATGTGGTTACTGGGTTTGCTGCAAAACTTACAGCAGATGAAGCAAAGGCAATGGAAATGAGGGAAGAGTTGCTGTTAGCCCGGCCTCAGAGGATGGTGCCTCTACACACGACCCACACACCTAGCTTTTTGGGTCTCCAGCAAAATTTAGGATTTTGGAAATCTTCGAATTATGGCAAAGGAGTGATTATTGGAGTCGTGGACAGTGGAATAGCGAGTGATCACCCTTCTTTTAGCGGTAAAGGAATGCCTCCTCCGCCAGCAAAATGGAAAGGGAAATGTGAGTTCAACGCAACACTGTGCAACAACAAGCTTATTGGTTTGAGAAAATTCGACGCCACCAGTAATGACATGTTGGACAGGGAACAGCATGGGACACACACTGCTGGCACAGCAGCTGGAAGTCCGGTGAAAGGTGCCAATTTGTTTGGGCAGGCCAATGGCACTGCGATTGGCATGGCACCATTAGCCCACTTGGCAATGTACAAAGTTTCTGCCTTAGATAACAAGGCCGGCGAGAGTGAGATACTGGCTGCAATGGACGCTGCCATCGATGATGGAGTTGATGTGCTTTCACTTTCCCTTGGTCCTGGTTCTCATCCTTTCTATGATGATGCCATTGCAACTGGAGCATTTGCTGCTATTCGAAAGGGGATATTTGTCAGCTGCTCAGCAGGAAATGAAGGGCCTCTTCTTAGAACTTTGTCAAATGAGGCACCATGGATTCTAACTGTAGGAGCAAGCACGTTGGACAGAGAAATAAGAGCAACAGTGTTGCTGGGAAATAATAAAGAGCTACATGGCGAATCTCTTATTCAGCCAAAACATTTTCCTCCATCATCACTGCCACTTGTTTATGCATCCTGCGAAAATGGATCATTGAAAAATGTTGATGTCAAAGGCAAGATAGTGTTCTGTGAAGGAGGGTCTGAAACAGTTTCCGAAGGCAAAGAGGTGAAAAGAAAAGGAGGCGCTGCCATGATTGTAATGAATTATGAGTATCAAGGCTCTGTTATCACGCTTGATTATGAACATCATGTGCTCCCTGCATCACGTGTGAGTTACATGGCAGGCTTGGCAATTAAAGCCTATATAAACTCTACATCGTCGCCGACTGCTACATTCTTGTTTAAAGGAACTGTAACTGGTGTATCGGCTGCTCCTCAAGTGGCCTGGTTTTCCTCGAGAGGTCCTAGCATCGCAAGTCCTGGGATCTTGAAACCTGACATTATAGGCCCTGGTGTGAACATTTTAGCTGCCTATCCAGTTTCAGATGATCATACTACCAACAGGTTTGGTATGATCTCTGGTACCTCAATGTCCTGCCCTCATCTTAGTGGCATTGCTGCTCTACTCAAAAGTGCCCACCCAAACTGGTCACCAGCCGCTATAAAATCTGCCATCATGACCACTGCTTCTTTGTATAACCTTGGAGGCAAGCCTATTCCTGAACAAAGAAAGTATCTTCCGGCTACTGTCTTTGACATTGGTGCAGGCCATGTGAACCCATCAAGAGCAAGTGATCCAGGGCTTATTTATGACCTCAAACCTGATGATTACGTTCCTTACTTATGTGGTCTTGGTTATTCTGACAAACATGTAGGGCTAATAGTGAAGCGCAACGTGAAGTGCTCAAATGATTCAAGCATTCCTGAAGCTCAGCTGAATTACCCTTCATTTTCTATCGAATTGGGTTCTACTCCACAGATATATTCAAGAGCAGTTACAAACGTTGGCAAGCCCAACTCAGTCTACTCTCTTCTCATCTCTTCACCTAAAGGCGTACGTGTTAAGGTAACCCCTCACAGTATTAGTTTCAGTAGGCTGAACCAGAAAGCTACATACTCTGTAACATTTGCCAGAAGTGGGAATGCTAGAAGATCCTTTGCTCAGGGTTACCTGAAATGGGTGGCTGATGGATACAGTGTTGGAAGTCCAATTGCTGTCTTATTTAAATAG